TCGCCATCCCGGCCGACCTGGAGGACGTCGAACAACGTGCCGGCCTTGTCGACAAGGTCGTCGAGGAACTCGGCGGCATCGACATCCTGGTCAACAACGCGGGTTTCGCGGACTACAGCGTGATCGAGAAGATGAGCGACGCGACGTTCCACCGGACCGTCCAGCACTACCTCGAGGTGCCGTTCGCGCTCTGCCGCGCCGCGATCCCGCACCTGCGCAAGCAGGGCAGCGGCTGGATCGTCAATATCGGATCATCGACCGGTCTGAGCCCCATCCGGCCGTTCCGCGAGTACAACAAAACCTCCGGCGACGTCGTGTACGCCTCGGTCAAGGCCGCGCTGCACCGCTTCACCCAGGGGCTGGCCGCGGAGTTGGTCGACGAGGGCATAGCGGTCAACGCCGTGGGACCCTCGACCGCCATCATGACTCCGGGAGCGGCGACGCTCCTTCCGGAGGACTACGACACCGAGCCGGTCGAATACCTCGCCCAAACGGTGCTGGAGATGTGCACGATGCCCGCCGTCGGCCGTACCGGCCTGGTGGCCTTCAGCTTGCACTTCCCATGGGCGACGAACACCCCGGTGATGTCGCTCGACGGGCGCACCGAACTGCCACGGCGAGAACCACCGGCATGGGCCAACCCCCACATCCTCCCGGAGGGAGTGTGATGGCCACGACCGCACGAGAACGGTTCTCCCACGGCACGGCCGTGGTCACCGGTGCGGCGGCAGGAATCGGCCGCGGCCTGGCCCGCCACCTCGGCGTCCT
Above is a genomic segment from Nocardia sputorum containing:
- a CDS encoding SDR family NAD(P)-dependent oxidoreductase encodes the protein MTQRLTTKIALVTGSSRGIGRAIAQRLAAEGATVVVTARSNSPRPSIRDGATHVLSGSLGETVQLIEAAGGRAIAIPADLEDVEQRAGLVDKVVEELGGIDILVNNAGFADYSVIEKMSDATFHRTVQHYLEVPFALCRAAIPHLRKQGSGWIVNIGSSTGLSPIRPFREYNKTSGDVVYASVKAALHRFTQGLAAELVDEGIAVNAVGPSTAIMTPGAATLLPEDYDTEPVEYLAQTVLEMCTMPAVGRTGLVAFSLHFPWATNTPVMSLDGRTELPRREPPAWANPHILPEGV